The sequence below is a genomic window from Daphnia pulicaria isolate SC F1-1A chromosome 6, SC_F0-13Bv2, whole genome shotgun sequence.
tgtttcaaatggaccGCTAATGAATATATTCGAAccgaaattattttcagcaaGTGCAATCAACATTGAAAAAGGTTCCTTTGCATGGTCCCAAGGCGAACAACCCATTCTTAAAGATATCAACATTGAAATTAAACCTGGAAAGCTTGTCGCAGTCGTTGGCCAAGTTGGTGCGGGCAAATCTTCGCTGATTTCTGCAATCTTGGGAGAAATGGAAAAACTTGGTGGGAAGGCTAATACAAACGGAAAGATCGCTTACATCCCACAACAAGCCTGGATCCAAAACTGCAGTCTACGCAATAATATCATGTTTGGCAAAACCTACAATGAATCAGTTTACAACAAAGTGATAAACGCCTGTGCTCTGAAACCTGATCTTGCCATGCTTCCTGGTGGCGACAGCACAGAAATTGGAGAGAAGGTAATACAGTCGCTTCGGTTATATTATTTTTGCAAGAAGTaacctaaaaataaattttatccaCAGGGTATCAACTTAAGTGGTGGACAGAAGCAGCGTGTCAGCTTGGCTCGTTCCGTTTACTCTGATATGGATGTATACCTTTTGGATGATCCTTTAAGCGCCGTTGATAGCCACGTaggaaaacatatttttgacgAAGTCATTGGCCCCAAGGGACTTCTGAAAGCTAAGGTATCCCTTCAACTACCTGAGCACCCTTTACATTCAGTTTTTAATATTATGGTACTTTTATAATAGACACGATTGCTCGTGACTCATGGCATCACTTTCTTGCCTCAAGTAGACCAAATTATTGTCTTGAAAAACGGAGAAGTGTCTGAAGTGGGTTCTTATAAAGAATTGCTGGCCCAAAAAGGAGCTTTTGCAGAATTTCTCTTGCAGCActtggaagaagaaggcgCTGATGAAGATGACATTCCCGACGGtctgttgttttttctaaatcattcaaatcaattcaaattttcaaaagtcaACTTTTCCGTTTTGTTTATCGTAGAACTCGCTGAAATTAAACAAGAACTAGAAAACACAATGGGCAAGGAAGAATTCGCCCGTCAAATTTCTCGTCAGCGCGCAACATCTGAAACTCAGAGCCAGAATAGCGAAAATGCCGAAAGTAAACCCATGATTGCCTCTCCGGATCGTAGCTTATCCAGGCAAGGAAAAGATTCTCTTGTTTTTACACAAAGTatttcttaaataatttttgtttctgcaGAAGTAACTCGACCACAAGTATGGAAAAGAGTGGAGGAAGTTTGCGACGACGTAGCTCAGCCAAAGATCAAAAATCTGTCGATGGTGGGGCTCCTGCCGCGAAACCAAACAACACCAAACTGATTGAAGCCGAAAAAACTGAAACGGGcaaagtaattatttattcttcttttattcatttcttttttactaaattataaaattaaatctACCTTAGGTTAATAGCCAAGTGTACGTCCACTATTTGCAATCCGTTGGCGGATGGTTGTCGTTCATTACTTTGATTCTGTATATCATTTATCAGGTACATCGATACATCGTACTTTTTCCTTCGCTGCCATTCGTTAATAAGCATACTGTTTATGCAATAGGGTTTTGCCGTATATTCCAATATTTGGTTAGCTAAGTGGTCAGAAGCTGGAAATACGACTGTTGGAAACCATACCGTTGAACAACAAAGAGATATCTACTTGGGTGTCTACGGCGCGCTTGGTTTGGGTCAATGTAAGAAtcattccttatttttattttttactcttCCCTTTTAAAATCACAAATTTCCTGAATCCACGACCAAGGGGTAGTAGTCAATACCAGGTAAGCTGATAGATCGTTTAATGTGTTTTGCCTTTGCTTATTAGTTGTCCTTTAGATCCCATTCAACTAACATTATTTTGTAACTGCTATGGGTACTGGTACTCGGACAATGACTTTTGAACTACTATTAGTGTTTCCCTTTTAATGCCTGACAAACCTACTAACACTAACGATTTGATACTTACTTACTTACTTACTTCCAAATCTTTTTGCTGATTGGAACTATCACGATATCCCTTGGTTGCCTTCAGGCTTCCGGTAATTTGCATGAGGGTATGATTGCCCGCACTTTCCGCCTTCCTATGTCGCATTTTGACACGACTCCAATTGGTCGTATCGTCAACCGATTTGGACGTGGATGTTGTAGACAATCTCATACCATCGAGCATCCGAACTGCACTTTTATGCTTTCTTTCGGTATGTTAGAGAATGATTTGTACTTTGCATGTGGCTCTTGCATCCTGCATACTTGCTGGATGTTTGCATGTTCGTTGAATTGGTCAAGGTAAGAGCATTTAGTTCTAGGCACTCTGACTTCTCCAGGTTTATCGAGGTAAATagctttttatgtttaataacCGTTGCTTTTTGTGTACATGAACTTCCCAATGCCAAGTGTGTTTGTTTGAATCCTTCGAGTTGTGGTGACAAGCCTGTTTGTCTCAACTTGTACCGTACAATATGTTGTTGGGGTAATTTTGTGTTATTTTGTTGCGTTCAAGTTTTCATATGTACGTTTTGGCCTTGTTGTATAGCTTTGGTGATGATAGTAGCAGTTGTTTTACTGGGCCTGGCAACGTTACGTGCCGCGAGAACCTTGCATATCCGCCTGATTGGCGACGTCCTCCGTCTGCCTATGGTATTTTTCGATACAACTCCTACCGGTCGACTGCTCAATCGTTTCAGCAAAGATGTCGATGTTTTGGACAACACATTGCCATTCATCTTGCGTGGCTGGATTACTGAAGCATTACAAGtactatttaattttgaaaattttccgcaCTTAGTATACTCTTCTTTTGCCATTTCACAACGgcgtttaaagaaaaagtttgcaTCCAAAGACCTGTCACTGTCTCTCCACTCGAAGGATTCACTTGTATTCTTGTAGAAAGTGGAATTTCAAGggaattcaaaatgaatatttctaatGCGATTGAAAAGTTGAAGTGTGAGGTTAAGCGAATTTGTTTTGctgaatttcaattgatttttgttcCGCAGCCGTGTTTTCTTTCAGCGAGGTACTACTTTATTACGCGTTGACGCGTGCATCTCGCGTCTTGCACGAGGCTTGTTTAAAAGGTGTTCTTCATGCACCAATGACCTTCTTCGAGACGGTGCCTATTGGAAGAATTATGTCACGTTTCTCGGAAGATATGAATGCTATTGACAGTCACATTCCCGCTGTCTTGGTTGACTGGTTGTACTGTTTATTGGaagaaatttgattgaatccTTCGAGTGAACACCCTTTATCCTccctttaaattatttctcaGCCATGCACATCAATAATTCTTAaaagcatttttaaaataataaacttaTTGCATTTCTTAGGTCATCAGTACTATACTAGTTATTGGTCTCGGAACCCCTATCTTCTTTGCTGTTGCCGTACCGATTGGAGTTCTCTATTACTGGATTCAGGTAattctaaataaattttacttaTTATTGACAGTGTCTTTTAatcttgtttaaatttttttttccctcagaATGTTTATGTGGCTACATCGAGGCAACTTAAGCGTCTAGAATCTGTTTCAAGATCTCCCATTTATTCTCACTTTGGCGAAACACTTACTGGTATAGAACATACTCTCGTTGAAAATGTGTGATGTATACTTCTATTGCGCATCTGCTTGATTTAGGTGCTACCGTTATTCGAGCATATGGTCTAGAACAGCGATTTATCAGAGAATGCGGTTCTCGTGTGGATCTTAATCAGATTTGTTATTACCCAAGTATTGTTGCTAATCGATGGCTGTCGATCCGTTTGGAAACTATTGGTAACTTAGTGGTTCTCTTCGCTTCTTTATTCGCCGTtatcgaaagagaaaaaggaactaTGGACCCCGGTTATGTTGGACTGTCCATCACTTACGCCCTTAGTGTAAGTATACGaaacagagaaaacaaatacGCAACCAAAAGTACATTTTAAGAGAACATTTCTAGATTACAGAAACACTCAACTGGTTTATGCGGATGACGTCCGAGGTCGAAACGAACATCGTGGCCGTAGAGAGAATCAAGGAGTACAGTGAAGCTGTACAAGTATGAGGAATTCACTTAAAACTCTTTATAAAAACATCTATAAAAAagcgaaaattttttaaattaggaaGCTTCATGGGACCACGGGAAACGTGAACCACCTAATTCATGGCCCGACAAGGGCAAGGTTTCGTTTGAGAAATATGAAGTTCGCTACCGTGAAGGACTTGACTTAGTTATCAAGGGAATTACTTGCGACATTCAAGGTGGTGAAAAGGTAAGTTATCTCGTTctcttttgcaaaaaaaaatgattatcaTTACGATTTGTTATAGGTTGGCATCGTTGGACGTACTGGAGCAGGAAAATCCTCGTTGACATTGGCTCTGTTCCGTATCATCGAAGCCGCTTCTGGGAAAATTACAATTGATGGATTGGATATTGCCGACCTGGGGCTTCACGCTCTGCGATCTCGGTTGACTATTATTCCTCAGGTACCATGAAGCACAGGTTATTTAGGCGAATAAATGTTCTAATGATTAACAACCACATATAGGACCCTGTTTTGTTCTCGGGAACGTTGCGCATGAACTTAGATCCGTTCAATTCTTATTCTGATGATGATATTTGGACTGCGTTAGAGCACGCTCACTTGAAGACATTCGTCAAGTCGTTACCAGCAGGTCTAGAACATGAAGCTTCAGAGGGGGGCGAGAATTTAAGTGTAGGTCAACGTCAGTTGATTTGTCTCGCTCGCGCTCTTCTCCGCAAAACGAAAGTCCTCATTCTGGATGAAGCAACGGCTGCCGTTGATTTGGAAACTGATGATCTAATTCAAGTACAGTAAACTTATGAAAACTTTTGCAATTGCTTATTTTATCCGCTGTTTTTCTAGGCCACGATTCGTAAGGAATTCAAAGAGGGTACCGTTATCACCATCGCCCACAGATTAAACACGATCCTGGACAGTAATAGGTAACATAATAACAGTAGTTATAGACTACAATACCTTCAACAACAGCTAACTCAACGTTTTACGCAGAGTAATGGTGTTGGATAAAGGAGAAATCAAAGAATACGCGCCACCAAATGAGCTACTGGAAAATAAGGAGTCGATCTTTTATGGCATGGCACGAGATGCCGGTCTGGTATAAAAGTTTACATTCACCTTATTATTATAGGCAAAGATTGAACTTGTGTtgacaaaaatgttatttttgatGAAAATCTTGGGTGTGTGCATGATATTCCCGTGTGAACCCTTGAATTCAATCAGTTATGTTCATGACAAGCCCCACATTATGGGTCTTTTTTAATTAGCTGCTATGTGGTCCAATTTGTTTGTTATGCCTTCAGAATGCAGCAGGCCAGTAGCATGTTAGTATTCTTTTGTGTGCATCCTACCCCTGTGACTGAGTATGATCAATGCATTCCTACCATTTGTTCACAAATACAGATATTGTTTTGGCATTTGAATAGCAAAAGTTTATTTCATTGGCTTAAGAATCCACAACC
It includes:
- the LOC124344256 gene encoding LOW QUALITY PROTEIN: multidrug resistance-associated protein 1-like (The sequence of the model RefSeq protein was modified relative to this genomic sequence to represent the inferred CDS: inserted 2 bases in 1 codon) — encoded protein: MGDNQTDRTSPLDSFCGFTFLDLDQTWNTNNPSFTECFHQTVLYWIPCGFIWLLAPYETYQILYSNARYIPWSIFNISKMIINLLLIILSIISIIYAVIQSNNDVQLYTYDVYYVTPAILAATFVLTLGLMLAEKKRGIRSSGPLFMFWFLLTLCGGFTYADRIKSIVDGMDSLEAYPFVWEMVYYPFVVAMLFINCFADKEPLYMEGEGKSENPCPEEGSSFLNVITYSWLDTLVWKGYRKPLETGDLWDLNSRDKSKSVVPRFEKHWLKSLSKQAKKPSEPKATYGAENGGVTFKPSTSSKKIISILPALCKTFAPEFLLGALLKLVQDLLAFVSPQILSLLIGFVEDTTQESWKGYLYAAILTITAMTQTLILGQYFQRMFIIGMQIRTSIVSSIYRKAIKISNSARKESTVGEIVNLMSVDAQRLMDLTTYLNMLWSAPLQIALAIYFLYQILGPSVFAGLGVMILLIPINGVLANATKKLQIQQMKYKDKRVKMMSEILSGIKVLKLYAWENSFQEQVEDIRNKEIKVLKQAAYLSAGSSFLWNCAPFLVTLATFAVYVTTDPSHILDAKKAFVSLTLFNLLRFPMSMFPMLVVAFVQASVSIKRLNKFMNADELDPESVSHETTASAINIEKGSFAWSQGEQPILKDINIEIKPGKLVAVVGQVGAGKSSLISAILGEMEKLGGKANTNGKIAYIPQQAWIQNCSLRNNIMFGKTYNESVYNKVINACALKPDLAMLPGGDSTEIGEKGINLSGGQKQRVSLARSVYSDMDVYLLDDPLSAVDSHVGKHIFDEVIGPKGLLKAKTRLLVTHGITFLPQVDQIIVLKNGEVSEVGSYKELLAQKGAFAEFLLQHLEEEGADEDDIPDELAEIKQELENTMGKEEFARQISRQRATSETQSQNSENAESKPMIASPDRSLSRSNSTTSMEKSGGSLRRRSSAKDQKSVDGGAPAAKPNNTKLIEAEKTETGKVNSQVYVHYLQSVGGWLSFITLILYIIYQGFAVYSNIWLAKWSEAGNTTVGNHTVEQQRDIYLGVYGALGLGQQIFLLIGTITISLGCLQASGNLHEGMIARTFRLPMSHFDTTPIGRIVNRFXDVDVVDNLIPSSIRTALLCFLSVISTILVIGLGTPIFFAVAVPIGVLYYWIQNVYVATSRQLKRLESVSRSPIYSHFGETLTGATVIRAYGLEQRFIRECGSRVDLNQICYYPSIVANRWLSIRLETIGNLVVLFASLFAVIEREKGTMDPGYVGLSITYALSITETLNWFMRMTSEVETNIVAVERIKEYSEAVQEASWDHGKREPPNSWPDKGKVSFEKYEVRYREGLDLVIKGITCDIQGGEKVGIVGRTGAGKSSLTLALFRIIEAASGKITIDGLDIADLGLHALRSRLTIIPQDPVLFSGTLRMNLDPFNSYSDDDIWTALEHAHLKTFVKSLPAGLEHEASEGGENLSVGQRQLICLARALLRKTKVLILDEATAAVDLETDDLIQATIRKEFKEGTVITIAHRLNTILDSNRVMVLDKGEIKEYAPPNELLENKESIFYGMARDAGLV